The window CGCAGATGCAGCACGTCGGGACCCTCGGCGGCAACCTGGCGAACGCCTCCCCCGCCGCCGATACAGTGCCGGCCTTGATGGTCGCTGGCGCCGTGGTGAAACTGACGAGCCTTCGCGGCAGCCGGACGCTGGCGATCGAGGACTTCCTGGTCGGACCAGGTCGCACGCGAATCGAGCCGGACGAGTTGATCGAAGAGATCTCCGTCCCCATGACATCCTTCAATCCCGCCAATCCGCGCAAGCTGCTGACGGCGGCGGATGAGTTCCGCCTCAACGTCACTCCGCGGCACGCGCCGTTGGATGCAACCTCCGATCAAGAGTACACGATCAATATGTTCTATAAGGCCGGCGCGCGCCTGGCCCAGGTGATTTCTATCGCGTGCGTTGCCGGCTGGGCGCGCATGAAGGGCAACACCGTCGTTGACATTCGACTCGCCTACGGTTCTGCGGCGCCGACGACGAAGCGCGGCCATCGGACGGAAGAAATGGTTCGCGGTAAGCAACTGACTCCAACGTTGATCGAATCGGCCTGCGAGGCTGTTGCCCAGGATATTTCGCCCATCGACGATGTGCGCGGCAGTGGCGATTATAAGCTAATGCTTTGCACAAACTACACGCGCCTGTTCCTGCGCGATCTGATCGGACTCGAGCCCGCCGGCGTCGATGCGCCGGTCGATGCACCTAGCGAGGTCACCACATCATGATGAAGGATACGGTCACGACGACCAAGAAGCCCCTGCTGTTGTTTGTGAATGGCAAGCGTTACGATCTGATGGTGGAACCGGGTGCGCGATTGCTCGACGTGCTGCGAGACGAATGCGCGCTGACGGGAACCAAGGAAGGCTGCGGCGTCGGTGAGTGTGGCGCCTGCACGGTGCTTGTTCGTGGCGGCGCGGCATGCTCTTGCCTGCTGTTCGCACACAGCTTCAACGGCGAGGAAATTACAACGATCGAAGGCATGGCTGACGAGCTTCGCCATCTCCATCCGCTTCAGGAAGAATTGGTCAAGGCGGGCGGTTGCCAGTGCGGATTCTGCATCCCTGGGATGCTCCTGGCCGCCAAGCAGGTGCTCGATCGCAACCCGGATCCGACAGAGGAGGAGATCCTGACTGGCCTCTCCGGAAACCTCTGTCGTTGCACGGGTTACTCAAAGATCATTGAAGCAGTACAGGAAGCAGGCCGCATCCTGCGGGATAGCCAAAGCGAGGTGGGCGCGAAGTAGCCTCAGCTCACTCCGGCCTTCTCAATCTTCTTCGTCTTCCGCAGCGCTTCCATCTTGTCCAGACCACGACGCACATCGTCGATCAGGTCGGACGTATCCTCGAGTCCAACACTCAGGCGGACAAGATTCGGCGTAATGCCTGCCTCCATCTTGAGCTCGTGGGTCATCTCTGCGTGCGTCATGGTGTAAGGATGCTCGGCCAATGATTCGATGCCGCCGAGGCTCACGGCGAGGTGGAAGATTTCGAGGCTATCGAGCACGCAGAAAGCGTCTTCTTCCCCGCCATCGACGGTGAAGCTGATTAACGAGCCGGGACCGCTGCACTGCTCCTCATAGAGCCGCAGTTGGTGTTCGCTCATCGACGCGTGCCCCGGGAATCGAACGCTCGTAACGCGGGGATCGGACTCGAGGAACTCCACGATCTTCTGCGCCGAAGTACTTTGCGTCTGCATGCGCAAATGCAGCGTCCCCATCGATCGCCCAATCAGCCACGCGGTCTCCGGATCCGGGCTCGCGCCGAAAATCGTCCGAGTCGCCTTTGTCCCGGTAATCAGGTCCTTCGGCCCGAGAATGAAACCCGCCACGAGATCGCTATGCCCACCGATGAACTTCGTGGCGGAGTACACAACCAGGTCCGCTCCGAGGTCGAGAGGCTGACAGAATACCGGTCCCATGAATGTGTTATCGACGACGACAAGCGGCTCGCTGTCGAGACTGTCCGCCACCTGCCGCGCAGCGCGGATATCCGTGAGCGTAATCGTCGGGTTCGCGCACGTTTCCATGAAGATCAGCTTCAGGTTCTTCATCCCCTCCGCCGCCGCGCGAATTTCATCTTCTTTCGCATCCGCAGGATAGCTCTTCGTGATCACGCCGAAGTCGGGCAGGATATGCCGGAAGAGGAACTCCGTCCCCCCATAGACAGGGTCCGCGAAGAGCAAGGAATCGCCCGGCCTCAGGAAACTGAAGCAGAGGCAGGAGATCGCCCCCATGCCGGAGGAGAACAGCGCCGCGCTGTCAGCTTTATCCCAGGCGATGATGCGATCTTCGACGATTTCCGCGTTCGGATTGTTCACGCGCGTGTAGATCAGCGGCGAGACCTCGCCGGGATTGGCAGGATCGAGACCGTAGGCCAGCCGGAATGCGCGCTTCCCTTCCGCACAATTGCGGAAAACGAAGGTGCTGGTCCGGAAAACCGGGGGCACAACCGAGCCCTCGCTGAGATGAGGATCGTACGCATCGATCATCACGTGCGTCTGGGGATGCTGGAAATATTCCTTCTTATTCTTCATGGCAGAACCCCTGAGAGAGATTGAAATGCGGCGAGTTGAACGCACCTGGGAAACAAGCGGAGAATGCCGCGCGTTTATGACACAACGCAATCCTTTTCCAGGGAGATTTCCGAGGCGCCCGGGGTCCATCACCGCGGCGTTTGGCATGACTGGCAGCTCTGAGACGAGTGGGTAACACTTTGTCCGCTCGGTGAACAAATCCTGTGCAATGCACAGCTTCTTCGCAGCCCAAGCCTTCCTCGCAGCGAGATCGTGCTTGGCTGGGAACCCTCGCAAATTCAGTGAGTTTTCCGAGAACCGACGCGGTCCAATCGACTTTTTACATTTATGACACAACCTTGGGCATTCTTCCCACGATTCTTGTGTAGATCGTCCCCGTTACCGTGCGACCTGGGATTGGGGTTGGGTCCGTGATACCCTCGGGGTTGGGGGTTCCGACGGAGTCATCAAGAAGTCCCAGGGCACCTCACATACCTACAGACCTTGAAAAGGGATGGTGCTCCATGCTCTGTCGACAGATTCTTATGGCCGGCGCTGCCGTCGGTCTGATGGGACTGCTTACGCCTGCCCCTGCAGCCGCAGCAGAAGTAAGTCTGCCAAACTGGGATGGGCAGGCGGCGGTTACTCTCGCCAAACTCCCCCGCCTGAACGGGATTGATCGGGCGGCCGTAGTTCATCTGGATTCCGATTACGTCGCCTCGGGCGACCTCGCCGTCAGGTCTCTTATCATCGAACAAGGCGCCACGCTCTTCATTGACGGCGATCTCAATATCCAGACGACCGATCGCTTGGTCATCGATGGAACGATCATGGCCGTTCCCGCAGAAGCGAGAACAGATTCCGATCGTGCTTCGGCGGTCGATGCTCCGTCTATCCAACTCGTGTCGAAGGACGAGATCGTGCTCCACGGCTTCATCGTGGGAGGCGAAGGCCGCAGTTTCGACCAATCGTCGACCCGTGCCGTTGGTGCTTTCCCTGGTGGCGATGGCTCCTCGATCATTCTCGATGCGCCTCGGATCATTCTCGAAGGCGCTGCAATCGGCGGCGATGGTGGCAATGGCGGTCCGTCTGCTGTCGGTGGCAAAGGCGGCGACGTTGAACTCTGCGCGGATGCCTTCATTGTTGAGTCGATCGTGAACAGCCCCACCGTCGCTTACGGTGGAAACGGCGGACACGGTGGCGACGGCGTCGATGGCCAGAGTGGAACCAGCGGCGGTGCCGGCGGAGATGGCGGAAATGCAAAGATGCGCGGCTCCCGCGCGAGCGGCAGCGATGGCGGCCCCGGGCCAACCGGCGCGGATGTTACCGGAGGCCAGGGAATCCAGGGCAGTTCCGGCCTGACATGCCAGCAGACCGGAGCTGATGCCGGCTTCGGCGGTCCCGGTGGAACTGGCGCCGGGGTGGTCGGCGGCGACGGCGGCATCGGTGGAGCCGGTGGAAACGCAACCACTAATGGCGGCACTGAAGGCGGCAACGGTGGCAATGGCGGTATCGGCGGAAACGGCGGAACTGGAACCGGCGGCAACGGCGGTCTCGGCGGGTCCGGCGGGCGCTGCTGCGATTACACCGACGGCTTCGGCGGCGATGGTGGCATCGGCGGAGCCGGTGGTAGCGGCTTCGGCGGCGCCGGCGGTCCCGGTGGACCAGGCGGTCGCGGACGCGATCCGTTGGTGGAGTTGATTTATCACCACGGCAACGGCGGCGATGGCGGTGATGGCGGAATGGCTGTCGGCGGCAATGGCGGTCCAGGTGGACCCGGCGGAGATGCGCTGAACGCGATCGATGCAGGCACCGGAGGCGGTGGCGGCGTTCGTGGCTCCGCAACCGGCGGCGATGCGGGACCGGGAGGGCCTCCTGGAACAAGCTCCGATCCGAACGTCTCTGCGGGCATTGATGGAACCCCAGGAAATGCGGGCACAGCGACACAGGGCGTTACCGGCGTCGCAGGTCCGAGCGGCGGAGCGTGCTCAGTCCTCGTCGTGGACGTGGTCTCGCTCGAAGCATCCGTTGATCCGCAGACCTCTCAGGCAATCGTGACCTGGACGACAGCCGCTGAGTATCAGAACGCCGGTTTCCACGTTTATCGCGCCAACACGTCTGTCCAGAATGGCCGCGCCAGCTACTCCGTTGGCGAACGCCTCAACCTGACCATCGTTCCCGCAAAGGGCAACGCGACCTCCGGTGCAGTCTACACGTTCGTTGATCCTCTCGAGTTGACTTCCCCGGATGAAGATCGCGGCTATTTCATCGAGGATGTGGACATCAACTTCGTGCAGACCATGCACGGTCCCGCCTTCCTGAGTGGTTCGACAGGCGCGTCCCGTGTGCAGAACTGGCAAGAGATCGAATAGGACTTCCCAAGCACCATGCTCGATCCCCCCCCAGGGGCCGGAGGCGCCATGCTTCCGGCCCCGCCTTTTTTGCGCAGTCTGCGCTTTCCCGACACGCGGCCTTTCATTGACGCCCTTCCCCGGTTCGATGAATCCTGAATAGTCAGAGCACTGAATTGAAAATCCGGGGGAAGATCATGACCATTAAGCTGAAATTTTGGGGAGCCGCACAAACGACCACGGGATCCATGCACGTCATCGAAGCCGGTGGGCATCGAATCGTGTTGGATTGCGGACTGTACCAGGGGCGCCGTAAACTTGCCGAGCAATACAACGGCGAGTTCCCGATGCCACCGAATACGGTCAGCGGCGTGATTCTCTCCCACGCGCATATCGATCACTGCGGAAATCTCCCGACCTTTGTTCGCGAAGGTTACGAAGGTCCGATCTACTGCACTCACGCAACCGGCGATCTCTCGCGCGTGCTGCTGATGGACTCCGCGCACATTCAAGAGAAGGACGCCGCGTTCGTCAGCAAGATCCGCAAACGCAAGGGCCAGGATCCGGTCGAGCCCCTCTACACGATGGAAGACGCCGAAGCTGTGCTCCCCCACTTCGTGACTATTGGCTATTACCGCGAATTCTGCTTCGCGCGGAACTTCTGCGGCAAGTTCCTTGAAGCTGGCCACATTCTGGGCTCGGCCATTACTGAAATGGATATCGAAACAGACGGTCGCAACAAGCGCCTCGTCTTCAGTGGCGATCTCGGCCGTGGTGGAAACTCGATCCTGCGCGATACGGAGATTCCGAGCGACGCCGACTACCTCATCATGGAGTCGACGTACGGCGCTCGCGAGCACGAACCGACTGCTAATCTGCGCGCCGGGCTGCGCGATCTGGTCAAGCGCGTCGCCGATCGCAAAGGCAAGATCATCATCCCGGCGTTCAGCGTTGGCAGAACCCAGGAGATTGTTTATCAGCTCAACAATCTGTTCAATGACGGGGAACTGCCAAGCATCCCGTGCTTCGTCGACAGCCCCCTCTCGAACAACGTCACGCAGGTGTTCCGTTCGCATCCCGAGTGCTTCAATCGTAAGACTAAGGACATCATGCAGAGCGACCCGAACCCCTTCGGCTTCGAGCTGCTGCGCTACACGGAGAATGTTGAAGAGAGCAAGGCACTGAACGACTTCAACGAGCCCTGTATCATTATCTCTGCATCGGGAATGTGCGAAGCGGGCCGGATCCTCCACCACTTGCGGAACTCGATCGAGGATCCAAGGAACTGCGTCTTGATCGTTGGCTTCCAGGCGGAACATACGCTCGGCCGCCGGATCGTCGAGCGGCGCGAGAAGGTCCGCATCTTTGGCGAGGAGCATCCCCTCCGCGCTGAAGTAGCCGTGATGAACGGATTCTCCGCGCACGCCGACAAGCACGAGTTGAAGGATTTCGCCTTCCGCGTGAAAGAGCGCGGCGAGCGCCTGAAGAAGATCTTCCTGGTCCACGGCGAAGTCAGCCAGCAGGAACCCCTCGCGGCCTACTTGCGCGAACACCTCAACGTCGAGGTCCATTGCCCGGCTCGGGGGGACGAGATCGAACTCGATTAATCCACCGAAGTCATTTTCTTCTTGATGCTGTCCAACTCCTCCCGCTTCATCGGGCAGTGAGCCTGCCCTGGAGGGTCTCTGTATGTCCGAAGCGCCGAGAAAAGTCGTCCTGATGTGTGGCGGTCCGTCCGCCGAGTACGTCGTTTCCCTGACCTCTGCCCGTGCCGCTGCCCATGCGCTGGATCGGCACCGGTATCGCGTGCGCGTTGCTTGCATCGACGAGGATGGCAACTGGATCTTCCCGGAAGAGGAATGGACAGGCGAAACGCCTCCCTCGCGCATCGAGAAGCTCTTCGACTTGCTCGACATGCCGGAGCTCTGCCCCGTCGGGTACCTGACGCGGCGCTCCCCTGCCGAAGGCCTGGGGCGCCTCCAGCAATGGCGCCCGGATGTCATTCTCCCCATCATGCACGGCGCCTATGGTGAAGACGGCAAGCTGCAGGGCATGCTCGAATTCCTGGGATTCCCGTACCTCGGATCGGGCGTCCTGGCGAGTTCCCTCGCGATGGATAAGCGGCGGACGAAGGACTTCCTCGGCGCCCATGGCATTCGTGTCGGCCGACACATGACAATGACCGCCTCCAGCACCCCCGCACACCGCGACGACCAGATCGAAGCCGCGGGCAATTTGCTTGGCTGGCCCCTGGTTGTGAAACCGAACGCGGGAGGCAGCAGCCTCGCCGCGGGCCTCGCGAACAACACGGATGAACTTAGGGGACTGGTAAATCGCGCTTTCGAACACGACAGCGAGGTTCTGGTTGAAGAACTGATCCGCGGCCGCGAAGTCACCTGCGCCGTGCTCGACCTGGCGGAGAGTTTCGGCGGTCGGCTCGTTTGCCCGCCGACGGAGATTCGTCCCAAGTCTTCGGCCTTCTTTGATTTCGATGCGAAGTACCGGCCCGGGGCGACGGAAGAGATCACGCCCGCCGACCTGCCGGACGAGATTCTGAACCGCATCTACACAATGGCCGAGAAGTCCCACGATCTGCTCGGGTGCCACACGATGTCGCGCACCGACATGATCGTCCGCGAAGACGGCCAGCCCGTTTACCTCGAGACCAACACCATCCCGGGCCTCACGCCGACCTCACTCTTGCCCCAAGGCGCCGCCGCCCTCGGCATCAACATGACCACGCTCCTGACCGGCATGATCGAAGGCACCTTCGAACGCCTGATCGAAGCGAAGGCCCGTCGCGGAGAGTTGTAGAAGGACTGGCGTGAGAATCAATCGCGACAAGATCATCTCACTTATTGATGAAATGCAGTCTCCCGAGCCTTTCTCGGGAGTGCTTTCCATTGCCGATGCAAACGGAACGATTCTTGAGCTCTGCCGCGGCGATGCGATTCGATCGGAATCGATTCCCAATCGGATCGATACGCGGTTTCAGATGGCATCCGGCTGCAAGATATTCACCGGCCTCGCCATCTGCCAACTCATTGAGGAAGGCAAACTGACGTTTGAAACGCGATTGTCCGAATGCGT of the bacterium genome contains:
- a CDS encoding aminotransferase class I/II-fold pyridoxal phosphate-dependent enzyme encodes the protein MKNKKEYFQHPQTHVMIDAYDPHLSEGSVVPPVFRTSTFVFRNCAEGKRAFRLAYGLDPANPGEVSPLIYTRVNNPNAEIVEDRIIAWDKADSAALFSSGMGAISCLCFSFLRPGDSLLFADPVYGGTEFLFRHILPDFGVITKSYPADAKEDEIRAAAEGMKNLKLIFMETCANPTITLTDIRAARQVADSLDSEPLVVVDNTFMGPVFCQPLDLGADLVVYSATKFIGGHSDLVAGFILGPKDLITGTKATRTIFGASPDPETAWLIGRSMGTLHLRMQTQSTSAQKIVEFLESDPRVTSVRFPGHASMSEHQLRLYEEQCSGPGSLISFTVDGGEEDAFCVLDSLEIFHLAVSLGGIESLAEHPYTMTHAEMTHELKMEAGITPNLVRLSVGLEDTSDLIDDVRRGLDKMEALRKTKKIEKAGVS
- a CDS encoding D-alanine--D-alanine ligase → MSEAPRKVVLMCGGPSAEYVVSLTSARAAAHALDRHRYRVRVACIDEDGNWIFPEEEWTGETPPSRIEKLFDLLDMPELCPVGYLTRRSPAEGLGRLQQWRPDVILPIMHGAYGEDGKLQGMLEFLGFPYLGSGVLASSLAMDKRRTKDFLGAHGIRVGRHMTMTASSTPAHRDDQIEAAGNLLGWPLVVKPNAGGSSLAAGLANNTDELRGLVNRAFEHDSEVLVEELIRGREVTCAVLDLAESFGGRLVCPPTEIRPKSSAFFDFDAKYRPGATEEITPADLPDEILNRIYTMAEKSHDLLGCHTMSRTDMIVREDGQPVYLETNTIPGLTPTSLLPQGAAALGINMTTLLTGMIEGTFERLIEAKARRGEL
- a CDS encoding (2Fe-2S)-binding protein, translating into MKDTVTTTKKPLLLFVNGKRYDLMVEPGARLLDVLRDECALTGTKEGCGVGECGACTVLVRGGAACSCLLFAHSFNGEEITTIEGMADELRHLHPLQEELVKAGGCQCGFCIPGMLLAAKQVLDRNPDPTEEEILTGLSGNLCRCTGYSKIIEAVQEAGRILRDSQSEVGAK
- a CDS encoding MBL fold metallo-hydrolase translates to MTIKLKFWGAAQTTTGSMHVIEAGGHRIVLDCGLYQGRRKLAEQYNGEFPMPPNTVSGVILSHAHIDHCGNLPTFVREGYEGPIYCTHATGDLSRVLLMDSAHIQEKDAAFVSKIRKRKGQDPVEPLYTMEDAEAVLPHFVTIGYYREFCFARNFCGKFLEAGHILGSAITEMDIETDGRNKRLVFSGDLGRGGNSILRDTEIPSDADYLIMESTYGAREHEPTANLRAGLRDLVKRVADRKGKIIIPAFSVGRTQEIVYQLNNLFNDGELPSIPCFVDSPLSNNVTQVFRSHPECFNRKTKDIMQSDPNPFGFELLRYTENVEESKALNDFNEPCIIISASGMCEAGRILHHLRNSIEDPRNCVLIVGFQAEHTLGRRIVERREKVRIFGEEHPLRAEVAVMNGFSAHADKHELKDFAFRVKERGERLKKIFLVHGEVSQQEPLAAYLREHLNVEVHCPARGDEIELD
- a CDS encoding FAD binding domain-containing protein; this translates as MIQEFFQPRSLGEALELKQQWGADARPVVGGTDLLVKIRDGIVAPKAILDLSRVPELRRFERREDAFVFGAAVTAERCIRDAWIHEHFPALWRASQWLGGPQMQHVGTLGGNLANASPAADTVPALMVAGAVVKLTSLRGSRTLAIEDFLVGPGRTRIEPDELIEEISVPMTSFNPANPRKLLTAADEFRLNVTPRHAPLDATSDQEYTINMFYKAGARLAQVISIACVAGWARMKGNTVVDIRLAYGSAAPTTKRGHRTEEMVRGKQLTPTLIESACEAVAQDISPIDDVRGSGDYKLMLCTNYTRLFLRDLIGLEPAGVDAPVDAPSEVTTS